A single genomic interval of Porphyromonas sp. oral taxon 275 harbors:
- a CDS encoding family 20 glycosylhydrolase, translating to MRSSLLALLATGLCSIGSSAQTLLPSAQQDSLLGSARFVARSVQLVASPELSRRFAPLVGEQLGLTLDRRARQRLELRLDSSLHFPQGDEEGYRLHITQQAITLEAQQPTGLYRGLQTLVQLREGRGWRSRQITDWPAFRWRGFMIDTGRSYIPLAKLKELVVRLAPFKVNVFHWHLTENEAWRIESKRFPQLNAASSMTRDAGKYYTLAEARELADYCRQHHVLMIPELDMPGHSAAFERALGYGMQTPEGKATLKELIKELTEALDVPYIHIGTDEVQFTDPHFGPEMTSYIHSLGRKAISWNPGWHYKPGEVDLLQLWSSRGKVHEGIAAVDSRYHYLNHFDYFADIAQLYSSTIYGKPVGDSTLWGAILGIWTDRAPRDTKQVIQENSLYPAMLALAERAWRGGGQGYFTDRHSLCYDPKGAAFQHFREFEQRLLRYKGHFPPEEFPYVQQTQARWLLSAPFPNGGDLGRRFPPEEGLGQATPPTELPSYSYEGKQYPSQQVAGSGIYLRHVWGDICPGALLDPQPQHTVYATAWVYSERAQRVGLFFETQNYSRSEQDLAPPQGAWDWRGSRIWVGGRELLPPRWTNQHQQKDKELALKNENASARPLIPLQLPKGWTQICIKLPIDHFTSREVRLVKWMFTASLLTPDGRRAAPVRYLAF from the coding sequence ATGCGCTCTAGCCTCCTTGCCCTGCTCGCCACGGGACTATGCTCTATAGGGAGCTCTGCCCAGACGCTGCTCCCGAGTGCACAGCAGGACAGCCTCCTCGGGTCGGCGCGCTTCGTCGCGCGCTCCGTGCAGCTGGTAGCGAGCCCCGAGCTTAGTCGGCGCTTCGCCCCGCTCGTGGGCGAGCAGCTCGGGCTTACCCTAGATCGGCGAGCTAGGCAGCGGCTAGAGCTACGTCTCGACAGCAGCCTCCACTTCCCTCAGGGGGATGAGGAGGGTTATCGCCTACACATCACGCAGCAGGCGATCACGCTGGAGGCTCAGCAGCCCACAGGCCTTTATCGGGGGCTTCAGACGCTGGTGCAGCTCCGCGAGGGGCGAGGCTGGCGCAGCAGGCAGATCACGGACTGGCCTGCCTTCCGCTGGCGTGGCTTCATGATAGACACGGGGCGCAGCTACATTCCTCTAGCGAAGCTCAAGGAGTTGGTCGTCCGCCTAGCGCCCTTCAAGGTCAATGTCTTCCACTGGCACCTGACGGAGAACGAGGCCTGGCGCATCGAGTCGAAGCGCTTCCCTCAGCTCAATGCCGCGAGCAGCATGACACGCGATGCGGGGAAGTACTACACGCTCGCCGAGGCACGGGAGCTCGCCGACTACTGTCGTCAGCACCATGTCTTGATGATCCCAGAGCTCGATATGCCTGGCCATAGTGCAGCCTTCGAGCGAGCGCTCGGCTACGGCATGCAGACGCCCGAGGGTAAGGCGACGCTCAAGGAGCTCATCAAGGAGCTCACCGAGGCGCTAGACGTGCCCTACATCCATATAGGGACAGACGAGGTGCAGTTCACGGATCCGCACTTCGGCCCCGAGATGACGAGCTACATCCATAGCCTCGGGCGCAAGGCGATCTCGTGGAACCCAGGCTGGCACTACAAGCCTGGGGAGGTCGACCTGCTCCAGCTGTGGAGCTCCCGTGGCAAGGTGCATGAGGGGATCGCAGCGGTAGACAGCCGCTACCATTACCTCAATCACTTCGACTACTTCGCCGACATCGCTCAGCTCTACAGCAGCACGATCTACGGCAAGCCCGTAGGGGACTCCACCCTCTGGGGGGCTATCCTAGGCATCTGGACAGATAGGGCACCGAGGGACACGAAGCAGGTTATACAGGAGAATAGCCTCTATCCCGCGATGCTGGCACTGGCGGAGCGTGCTTGGCGCGGCGGGGGGCAGGGCTACTTCACCGATAGGCACAGTCTTTGCTATGATCCTAAGGGAGCTGCCTTCCAGCACTTCCGCGAGTTCGAGCAGCGACTGCTCCGCTACAAGGGGCACTTCCCTCCCGAGGAGTTCCCCTACGTCCAGCAGACGCAGGCACGCTGGCTGCTAAGCGCCCCCTTCCCTAATGGGGGAGACCTCGGCCGCCGCTTCCCACCCGAGGAGGGTCTAGGGCAGGCGACACCACCCACAGAGCTCCCTAGCTACAGCTACGAGGGGAAGCAGTACCCCAGCCAGCAGGTAGCGGGCTCAGGTATCTACCTACGTCACGTCTGGGGCGACATCTGCCCCGGGGCACTACTTGACCCGCAGCCGCAACACACCGTCTACGCCACGGCCTGGGTCTACAGTGAGCGGGCGCAGCGCGTCGGGCTCTTCTTCGAGACGCAGAACTATAGCCGCTCCGAGCAGGATCTAGCACCGCCCCAGGGTGCCTGGGACTGGCGAGGCAGCCGCATCTGGGTCGGGGGACGTGAGCTCCTCCCCCCTCGCTGGACCAACCAGCACCAGCAGAAGGACAAGGAGCTAGCCCTGAAGAACGAGAATGCCAGTGCCCGCCCCCTCATCCCCCTACAGCTCCCCAAGGGCTGGACGCAAATCTGCATCAAGCTCCCCATCGACCATTTCACCTCCCGTGAGGTACGCCTGGTCAAGTGGATGTTCACCGCCTCACTACTCACCCCCGACGGACGCCGCGCTGCGCCCGTCCGCTATCTAGCCTTCTAG
- the rpiB gene encoding ribose 5-phosphate isomerase B, with amino-acid sequence MPYSNKIGICSDHAGYEVKEHIKAQLVARGLQVEDFGCPSAERCDYPDYAHPMGQALQSGALERGISVCGSGNGISMVMNKYPRVRAALCWTKELAELARQHNDANVLSIPARFVSLETAETMVSAFLDTDFEGGRHTARVAKIPIQD; translated from the coding sequence ATGCCTTACTCCAACAAGATTGGTATCTGCTCCGACCACGCAGGCTACGAGGTCAAGGAGCATATCAAGGCTCAGCTGGTCGCCCGAGGTCTTCAGGTCGAGGACTTCGGGTGTCCCTCGGCTGAGCGCTGTGACTACCCCGACTACGCCCACCCCATGGGGCAGGCGCTGCAGTCGGGTGCCCTAGAGCGCGGCATCTCGGTCTGCGGATCGGGCAACGGCATCTCTATGGTGATGAATAAGTATCCTCGGGTGCGCGCTGCCCTCTGCTGGACCAAGGAGCTCGCCGAGCTCGCACGCCAGCACAACGATGCCAACGTGCTCTCCATCCCCGCCCGCTTCGTCAGCCTCGAGACAGCTGAGACGATGGTCTCTGCCTTCCTCGACACGGACTTCGAGGGCGGCCGTCACACCGCGCGTGTAGCCAAGATCCCCATTCAGGACTAG
- a CDS encoding transketolase has product MNDKQLMTRAADNIRILSAAMVERAKSGHPGGAMGGADFINTLYSEFLIFDPDRPTWSGRDRFFLDPGHMSPMLYAQLALVGKFDMEELKQLRQWGSPTPGHPEVDVERGIENTSGPLGQGHTFAVGAAIAAKFLAERLGWVMSQTIYAYISDGGIQEEISQGAGRIAGHLGLDNLIMYYDANNIQLSTKVDEVDSEDVAAKYRAWGWKVLSIDGCDSDAIRAALTEAKATVGQPTLIIGRTIMGRGAVAADGSSFEDKVSTHGQPLSAAGADFAATVRHLGGDPEDPFRVFPDVQALYDARLSELRQLAAARREEEARWAAEAPDRAAKLERWFGGAAPSIDWSQVEQKPNQATRAASATVLSVLATQVENMIVASADLSNSDKTDGFLKKTRALSHGDFGGAFLQPGVAELTMACLCIGMALHGGVIPACGTFFVFSDYMKPAVRMAALMELPVKFIWTHDAFRVGEDGPTHEPVEQEAQIRLMEKLQNHSGRDSVLVLRPCDVEETTVAWRMAMENTHTPTALILSRQNINDLPAPEGQTRRAAAEAATRGGYVVLADEQPEVVLIANGSEVSTLVEAAPLLRAEGIRLQISAVPSEGLFRQQPKDYQDEVLPQGVKRFGLTAGLPVNLLGLVGDNGSIWGLNSFGFSAPYKVLDEKLGFTAQNVCTQVKQLLGR; this is encoded by the coding sequence ATGAACGACAAGCAGCTAATGACGCGAGCAGCGGACAACATCCGCATCCTCTCCGCCGCTATGGTGGAGCGCGCTAAGAGTGGTCACCCTGGTGGAGCTATGGGTGGAGCAGACTTCATCAATACGCTCTACTCCGAGTTCCTCATCTTCGACCCCGACAGACCTACCTGGTCAGGGCGTGACCGCTTCTTCCTCGACCCCGGGCACATGTCCCCTATGCTCTACGCACAGCTGGCACTGGTCGGCAAGTTCGATATGGAGGAGCTCAAGCAGCTCCGCCAGTGGGGCAGCCCCACGCCTGGGCATCCTGAGGTAGATGTAGAGCGCGGCATCGAGAATACCTCGGGGCCCCTCGGTCAGGGGCATACCTTCGCTGTCGGTGCAGCCATCGCCGCGAAGTTCCTCGCCGAGCGTCTCGGCTGGGTCATGAGCCAGACGATCTATGCCTACATCTCCGACGGGGGAATCCAGGAGGAGATCTCGCAGGGCGCTGGCCGCATCGCGGGACACCTCGGGCTGGACAACCTCATCATGTACTACGATGCCAATAACATCCAGCTCTCGACCAAGGTAGACGAAGTCGATAGCGAGGATGTAGCAGCCAAGTACCGCGCCTGGGGCTGGAAGGTCCTCTCTATCGACGGCTGCGACAGCGACGCAATCCGCGCAGCCCTCACCGAGGCCAAGGCTACCGTCGGGCAGCCTACCCTCATCATCGGCCGCACCATCATGGGCCGCGGTGCTGTGGCTGCCGACGGCTCGAGCTTCGAGGACAAGGTGAGCACGCACGGCCAGCCACTCTCGGCCGCAGGGGCTGACTTCGCCGCTACGGTACGCCATCTTGGCGGGGATCCCGAGGATCCCTTCCGTGTCTTCCCGGACGTCCAGGCCCTCTACGACGCACGCCTTTCCGAGCTCCGTCAGCTAGCAGCTGCACGCCGTGAGGAAGAGGCACGCTGGGCTGCGGAGGCTCCCGACCGCGCGGCCAAGCTGGAGCGCTGGTTCGGTGGAGCAGCCCCCAGCATCGACTGGAGCCAGGTAGAGCAGAAGCCCAATCAGGCGACGCGTGCTGCCTCCGCTACGGTACTCAGCGTCCTAGCCACGCAGGTAGAGAATATGATCGTAGCCTCGGCCGACCTGTCGAACTCGGACAAGACCGATGGCTTCCTCAAGAAGACGCGCGCCCTCTCCCATGGGGACTTTGGCGGGGCCTTCCTCCAGCCTGGCGTCGCTGAGCTGACGATGGCCTGCCTCTGTATCGGTATGGCGCTGCACGGTGGGGTCATCCCTGCCTGCGGTACCTTCTTCGTCTTCTCGGACTACATGAAGCCCGCCGTCCGCATGGCTGCTCTGATGGAGCTACCCGTCAAGTTCATCTGGACGCACGACGCCTTCCGCGTCGGCGAGGATGGCCCGACGCACGAGCCCGTAGAGCAGGAGGCACAGATCCGTCTGATGGAGAAGCTGCAGAACCACAGCGGCCGAGACAGCGTGCTCGTCCTACGTCCCTGCGACGTCGAGGAGACGACCGTAGCCTGGCGCATGGCTATGGAGAACACGCATACGCCTACCGCACTGATCCTCTCGCGACAGAACATCAACGACCTCCCCGCCCCCGAGGGACAGACGCGCCGCGCAGCTGCCGAGGCTGCTACACGCGGTGGCTATGTCGTCCTAGCCGATGAGCAGCCCGAGGTCGTCCTCATCGCCAACGGCAGCGAAGTCTCCACGCTCGTAGAGGCAGCACCCCTGCTGCGCGCCGAGGGCATCCGCCTACAGATCTCAGCCGTACCTAGCGAAGGACTCTTCCGCCAGCAGCCCAAGGACTATCAGGACGAGGTACTGCCCCAGGGCGTCAAGCGCTTCGGACTCACCGCAGGGCTCCCCGTCAACCTCCTCGGACTCGTAGGGGACAACGGCAGCATCTGGGGGCTGAACTCCTTCGGCTTCTCTGCACCCTACAAGGTACTGGACGAGAAGCTCGGCTTCACCGCCCAGAACGTCTGCACGCAGGTCAAACAGCTCCTAGGCCGATAG
- a CDS encoding TonB-dependent receptor, protein MTKQSNLQQAPTLRFRRMTHKGYGAFNTMHRVVTIGTLSSLALACAYSSTASAQNVSGRDPRTSPDREREYEIEAVTVTASKLATPLGEATKLVTVLSAKEIAAAPVRSIQDLLVYVAGVDVSQRGAHGVQSDISIRGGHQDQTLVLLNGVNLTSAQTGHLSFDLPVNLSDIERIEVLRGPAALIYGSGAFSGAINIITRHDQRDGFSATISAGQHRLFGVEARGTTKWGRSINSLSASSRSSAGYIDNTDYLINRALWQTQYQLSPADKMTLQVGMLDKQFGANSFYSVRYPMQYEYSRRYFSSLRGELGSGRLRIIPTLAWDRGYDQFDLTKGSPQYRNYHRSNNYSASLALNYSSALGLTTLAGELRHEEIVSSNLGRLRARAEEHYTKYDGRTNSSLALEHSLRLEQWTLSAGALLQATSLEGVKTRLLPSASISYRPTGALSLSASWSRSMRLPSFTDLWYSSPIQQAGTGLREEQSEGIELSARYTTSLLQGYVSGFYSRGTNLLDWTKTAASDAKWVSRNIGKTDSRGLELGLSLRYGEYLPFLGLGSRLQLDYLYMTQEHDAGQIISMYALNYLKHKFTARLGYQIGPRLEGSWALRVQKRISQSEAYATLDAKLDYRYSSRVKLGLEVSNLTATKYSDFAGVEQPGRWVTAQLSYSL, encoded by the coding sequence ATGACCAAGCAAAGCAATTTGCAGCAGGCTCCCACGCTCCGCTTCCGACGGATGACGCACAAGGGCTACGGAGCCTTCAACACGATGCACCGTGTCGTCACCATCGGCACGCTCAGCTCGCTGGCTCTAGCGTGCGCCTACAGCAGCACCGCTAGCGCACAGAATGTCTCGGGGCGCGACCCACGCACCTCGCCCGATAGAGAGCGTGAGTACGAGATCGAGGCCGTCACCGTCACTGCCTCCAAGCTCGCCACGCCCCTTGGTGAGGCGACCAAGCTCGTCACTGTCCTCTCGGCTAAGGAGATCGCTGCGGCGCCGGTGCGCAGTATCCAGGATCTCCTCGTCTACGTCGCTGGGGTCGATGTCTCCCAGCGCGGCGCCCATGGCGTACAGTCCGACATCTCCATACGTGGCGGCCATCAGGACCAGACCCTCGTCCTGCTGAACGGCGTGAACCTCACGAGCGCGCAGACCGGCCACCTGAGCTTCGACCTCCCCGTGAACCTCTCCGACATCGAGCGCATCGAGGTGCTACGTGGCCCCGCAGCACTCATCTACGGCTCGGGAGCCTTCTCTGGGGCAATCAATATCATCACACGACACGATCAGCGCGACGGCTTCTCCGCTACGATCTCGGCCGGTCAGCACCGCCTCTTCGGCGTCGAGGCACGAGGCACGACCAAGTGGGGACGCAGCATCAATAGCCTCTCCGCCAGCAGCCGCTCCAGTGCAGGCTACATCGACAACACCGACTACCTCATCAACCGCGCCCTCTGGCAGACCCAGTACCAGCTCAGCCCAGCAGACAAGATGACTCTACAGGTAGGGATGCTGGACAAGCAGTTCGGCGCCAATAGCTTCTACTCCGTGCGCTACCCCATGCAGTACGAGTACTCGCGTCGCTACTTCTCCTCCCTACGTGGCGAGCTAGGCAGCGGACGCCTACGCATCATCCCCACCCTCGCCTGGGACAGGGGCTACGACCAGTTTGACCTGACGAAGGGCTCCCCTCAGTACCGCAATTACCACCGAAGCAACAACTACAGCGCCAGCCTTGCGCTCAACTACAGCAGCGCCCTAGGGCTGACGACGCTCGCGGGTGAGCTGCGTCACGAGGAGATCGTCAGCAGCAACCTAGGCCGCCTACGCGCCCGCGCCGAGGAGCACTATACCAAGTACGATGGCCGTACCAATAGCAGCCTAGCCCTCGAGCACAGCCTGCGCCTAGAGCAGTGGACGCTCTCTGCGGGAGCACTCCTACAGGCTACAAGTCTCGAGGGCGTCAAGACGCGCCTGCTGCCCTCTGCGAGCATCAGCTACCGCCCCACGGGGGCACTGAGCCTCTCGGCCAGCTGGAGCCGCAGCATGCGCCTGCCCTCCTTCACCGACCTCTGGTACTCCTCGCCCATACAGCAGGCAGGCACGGGCCTGCGCGAGGAGCAGTCTGAGGGCATCGAGCTCTCGGCCCGCTATACGACCAGCCTACTGCAGGGCTACGTCTCAGGCTTCTACTCCCGCGGCACTAACCTCCTAGACTGGACGAAGACTGCAGCTAGCGACGCCAAGTGGGTGTCGCGCAACATAGGGAAGACCGACAGCCGTGGCCTCGAGCTGGGCCTTAGCCTCCGCTACGGGGAGTACCTACCCTTCCTGGGGCTCGGTAGCCGCCTGCAGCTCGACTACCTCTACATGACGCAGGAGCACGACGCAGGGCAGATCATCTCGATGTACGCCCTCAACTACCTCAAGCATAAGTTCACCGCACGCCTCGGGTATCAGATCGGCCCCCGCCTAGAGGGCAGCTGGGCACTGCGCGTACAGAAGCGCATCTCCCAGAGCGAAGCCTATGCGACGCTGGATGCTAAGCTGGACTATCGCTACAGCTCCCGCGTGAAGCTCGGTCTCGAGGTGAGCAACCTCACCGCGACCAAGTACAGCGACTTCGCAGGCGTCGAGCAGCCAGGGCGCTGGGTCACCGCTCAGCTCAGCTACAGCCTCTAG
- a CDS encoding sodium:solute symporter, which yields MISGVLLTFVLYLLFLFFITWLTRRRSSNAEFFLAGRTSPWWVVAIGMLGDSISGVTFVSVPGMVGSADMSYMQLVLGFFLGYLIVSYVLLPLYYRLRLVSIYSYLEQRFGRWSYRTGALFFLISKLFGAAAKLYLITLILQSLVFAPMGVPYSLTVVGVVGIIWLYTQRGGMGTIIWTDVLQTICLVLALVFTIYEVSTQMQLDLGGIVELVRQSPHSRIFVLDDVASPLYLWKQLISGAFIVVVMTGLDQNMMQKNLSCRSLPEAQRNMLSYGFGFIPLNYLFLVLGILLLGYASARGITLPERGDEILPFLASGYLGSGVMICFTLGITAASFSNADSALTSLTTSVCTDFLGMDLKDEEQTARRRWWIHLVMCVAFALMVLFIGGIQQGSLLTTIFTAVSYTYGPLLGLYAFGLLTHYAVRDRYTPYVCLLSPFVSYALAYSCELLWGYKVGYEILLFNGLFTFVGLWLLRQPRAAKVYV from the coding sequence ATGATCTCTGGTGTCCTCCTGACCTTCGTCCTATACCTCCTCTTCCTCTTCTTCATCACCTGGCTCACCCGCAGACGCTCGAGCAATGCCGAGTTCTTCCTCGCGGGGCGCACCAGCCCCTGGTGGGTCGTGGCCATCGGGATGCTTGGGGACTCCATCTCGGGCGTGACCTTCGTCTCCGTCCCAGGGATGGTCGGGAGCGCGGACATGAGCTACATGCAGCTCGTCCTCGGCTTCTTCCTCGGCTACCTCATCGTCAGCTACGTGCTGCTCCCGCTATACTATAGGCTGAGGCTCGTCTCCATCTACAGCTACCTAGAGCAGCGCTTCGGCCGCTGGAGCTACAGGACGGGGGCACTCTTCTTCCTTATCTCCAAGCTCTTCGGCGCTGCGGCCAAGCTCTATCTGATCACACTGATCCTGCAGTCTCTGGTCTTCGCTCCTATGGGCGTACCCTATAGTCTGACTGTCGTCGGCGTCGTCGGGATCATCTGGCTCTACACGCAGCGCGGAGGTATGGGCACCATCATCTGGACGGATGTCCTCCAGACGATCTGCCTCGTCCTAGCCCTCGTCTTCACCATCTACGAGGTCTCGACGCAGATGCAGCTCGACCTCGGCGGCATCGTGGAGCTGGTACGGCAGTCTCCCCACAGCCGCATCTTCGTCCTCGACGATGTCGCCAGTCCGCTCTATCTATGGAAGCAGCTGATCAGTGGTGCCTTCATCGTCGTGGTGATGACGGGGCTGGATCAGAACATGATGCAGAAGAACCTCAGCTGCCGCAGCCTCCCCGAGGCGCAGCGCAATATGCTCAGCTATGGCTTCGGCTTCATCCCGCTGAACTACCTCTTCCTCGTCCTGGGTATCCTCCTCCTGGGCTATGCCTCAGCCCGCGGGATCACGCTCCCCGAGCGGGGCGATGAGATCCTTCCCTTCCTCGCCTCGGGCTACCTAGGCAGCGGCGTGATGATCTGCTTCACCCTCGGGATCACGGCGGCGTCCTTCTCCAATGCCGACTCCGCCCTCACCTCGCTGACCACCTCGGTCTGTACCGACTTCCTCGGCATGGACCTCAAGGATGAGGAGCAGACGGCGCGCCGTCGCTGGTGGATACACCTAGTGATGTGTGTGGCCTTCGCCTTGATGGTACTCTTCATCGGGGGGATACAGCAGGGCTCGCTACTGACGACCATATTCACCGCCGTGTCCTACACCTACGGGCCGCTGCTGGGGCTCTATGCCTTCGGCCTCCTGACACACTACGCCGTGCGGGATCGCTATACCCCCTACGTGTGCCTCCTCTCCCCCTTCGTCAGCTACGCCCTGGCCTATAGCTGCGAGCTGCTGTGGGGCTACAAGGTAGGCTACGAGATCCTCCTCTTCAATGGACTCTTTACCTTCGTCGGGCTGTGGCTGCTCCGTCAGCCTCGTGCGGCGAAGGTCTACGTATAA
- the murI gene encoding glutamate racemase, with amino-acid sequence MRSPIGIFDSGYGGLTILSAIRKQLPQYDYIYLGDNARAPYGTRSFEVINDFTLQAVEYLFAEGCPLVILACNTASAKALREIQQHYLPFSQDPSRRVLGVIRPTVEAIEGFTETGHIGVVATPGTISSHSYEHEIAKLFPDVQVTGQACPMWVPLVEYGESQSPGADYFVRQYLEQLLAQDGDIDTLILACTHYPLLRPKIEAALPEHIKIISQGELVAASLEDYLQRHPEMEQRLSQGGGISYRTTECPEKFAELASIFTGTEVDAVRVRIAP; translated from the coding sequence ATGCGCTCCCCTATTGGCATCTTCGACTCAGGCTACGGAGGCCTGACCATCCTCTCCGCGATCCGCAAGCAGCTCCCCCAGTACGACTATATCTACCTCGGGGACAACGCACGTGCACCCTACGGCACGCGCTCCTTTGAGGTGATCAATGACTTCACCCTGCAGGCCGTCGAGTACCTCTTCGCTGAGGGCTGCCCGCTGGTGATCCTTGCCTGTAACACCGCCTCGGCCAAGGCGCTGCGCGAGATCCAGCAGCACTACCTCCCCTTCAGCCAGGACCCCAGCCGCCGCGTCCTGGGCGTCATCCGCCCGACAGTGGAGGCCATCGAGGGCTTCACCGAGACAGGGCACATCGGCGTCGTCGCCACCCCAGGGACGATCTCCTCGCACTCCTACGAGCACGAGATCGCCAAGCTCTTCCCCGACGTGCAGGTGACGGGGCAGGCCTGCCCCATGTGGGTGCCGCTCGTGGAGTACGGCGAGAGCCAGAGCCCAGGGGCGGACTACTTCGTACGGCAGTACCTAGAGCAGCTACTAGCCCAGGACGGGGACATCGATACCCTCATCCTAGCCTGCACCCACTACCCGCTGCTGCGTCCCAAGATAGAGGCAGCCCTGCCCGAGCATATCAAGATCATCTCTCAGGGCGAGCTGGTAGCTGCCTCACTGGAGGACTACCTCCAGCGCCACCCCGAGATGGAGCAGCGCCTCAGCCAAGGCGGAGGCATCTCCTACCGCACGACGGAGTGCCCTGAGAAGTTCGCCGAGCTGGCAAGCATCTTCACTGGCACCGAGGTCGATGCCGTGCGTGTCCGCATCGCCCCTTAG
- a CDS encoding chromate transporter, whose protein sequence is MIFLQLFLVFSKIGIVGFGGGYAMLSLIQGEVVTRHHWLSSAEFTDIVAVSQMTPGPLGINMATYVGYTSVVNAGYSPSMAMLGSLLTTLSILWLPFILMLAVSRLLVRHKDSRIIKGIFAVLRPTIVGLIAAAALVLMNAETFGTPVTARLQFGLSLILFAAAFIAVYRFRVSPILILGVAGVFGMLFYSIIPA, encoded by the coding sequence ATGATCTTCCTACAGCTCTTCCTCGTCTTCTCCAAGATCGGTATCGTAGGCTTCGGCGGCGGCTACGCCATGCTCTCGCTCATACAGGGCGAGGTCGTGACCAGGCATCACTGGCTGAGCTCGGCAGAGTTCACCGACATCGTCGCGGTGAGCCAGATGACGCCTGGCCCCCTCGGGATCAACATGGCTACCTACGTGGGCTACACGTCAGTTGTCAACGCAGGCTACTCGCCCTCGATGGCTATGCTGGGCTCGCTACTGACGACCCTCTCCATCCTTTGGCTCCCCTTCATCCTAATGCTCGCCGTCAGTCGTCTCTTGGTACGGCACAAGGATAGCCGCATCATCAAGGGGATCTTCGCCGTCCTACGCCCGACCATCGTCGGCCTCATAGCAGCGGCTGCGCTGGTGCTGATGAATGCCGAGACCTTCGGCACACCAGTCACAGCACGCCTGCAGTTCGGCCTCAGCCTCATCCTCTTCGCCGCTGCCTTCATCGCCGTCTACCGCTTCCGCGTCAGTCCGATCCTTATCCTAGGCGTGGCGGGCGTCTTCGGCATGCTCTTCTACAGTATCATCCCAGCCTAG
- a CDS encoding chromate transporter, with protein MTRQEQRQLFSIFFKIGITTIGGGYAMIPMMEREIVDKAGWLSKQEFLDILAVAQATPGIFAVDMAGHIGYKLGGVRMALLAAGANVLPSFVIILLLASFFHEYKDIQLVEYAFRAIRPVVVAMIAAPVFSMARTAQLTRYTFWIPILAAGLIYLLGVSPVYVILVAGLCGWVYGLLSSRRP; from the coding sequence ATGACACGCCAAGAGCAGCGACAACTCTTCAGCATCTTCTTCAAGATCGGCATCACGACCATCGGCGGCGGCTATGCCATGATCCCGATGATGGAGCGTGAGATCGTCGATAAGGCAGGCTGGCTCAGCAAGCAGGAGTTCCTCGACATCCTCGCCGTAGCCCAGGCCACCCCGGGGATCTTCGCCGTCGACATGGCGGGGCACATCGGCTACAAGCTCGGTGGGGTACGTATGGCTCTGCTAGCAGCTGGGGCCAACGTACTCCCCTCCTTCGTCATCATCCTGCTACTGGCGTCCTTCTTCCATGAGTACAAGGATATCCAGCTCGTGGAGTATGCCTTCCGTGCCATACGCCCCGTAGTCGTGGCGATGATCGCGGCCCCCGTCTTCTCCATGGCGCGCACGGCACAGCTGACGCGCTACACTTTCTGGATCCCTATCCTTGCGGCAGGGCTCATCTATCTGCTCGGGGTCTCGCCCGTGTACGTGATCCTCGTCGCGGGACTCTGCGGCTGGGTCTATGGCCTGCTCTCTTCACGTCGCCCCTAG